The Plutella xylostella chromosome 9, ilPluXylo3.1, whole genome shotgun sequence genome has a segment encoding these proteins:
- the LOC105383091 gene encoding phospholipase B1, membrane-associated, with protein MWWLLGLLLVNEALAANSTAGGFGWSLRYPTRKSHVRRQRAIPASTPFFCPVAGARSPQRPASVHRLRPGDIDVVAAIGDSLVAGNGALEEFALGAVIEYRGVSFCAGGDATWREVLTLPNILREFNPALRGFSTGTGEWLAKNSRLNVAFPVASDMDAFKQAKVLVARMRASPDIDMEQDWKMVTIFIGANDLCSASCHSPVAWSPTAHARKLAKAIDYLAAHLKRTFVNVVPVLDVSVSIRVLRPLSCRAMHALFCSCFHRGGGELHDLVRMARLYQKAELQLIESGRYDTRDDFTVVLQPFMRLFNAPYPPRLPMPLVIHQSYITHDCFHFSQKGHALAANLLWNNLLEPVGNKSDNSPPVLLRSFNCPSEDAPYLFTAANTKTYLATGRQEDNEL; from the exons TGGTCGCTCCGCTACCCGACCCGCAAGTCGCACGTGCGTCGCCAGCGCGCCATCCCCGCGTCCACGCCCTTCTTCTGCCCCGTGGCGGGCGCGCGCAGCCCGCAGCGCCCGGCGTCCGTGCACCGGCTGCGGCCCGGAGACATCGACGTGGTGGCGGCTATAGGGGACTCGCTGGTCGCCG GGAATGGTGCGCTGGAGGAGTTTGCGCTGGGAGCTGTCATTGAATACCGGGGAGTCTCCTTCTGTGCAG GCGGCGACGCGACCTGGCGTGAGGTCCTCACCCTGCCCAACATCCTGCGTGAGTTCAACCCGGCGCTGCGCGGCTTCAGCACCGGCACCGGCGAGTGGCTCGCCAAGAACTCACGGCTCAATGTCGCCTTCCCCGTCGCTTCCGACATGGACGCCTTCAAGCAGGCCAAG GTGCTGGTGGCCCGCATGCGCGCCTCCCCCGACATTGACATGGAGCAGGACTGGAAGATGGTGACCATCTTCATCGGCGCCAACGACCTGTGCTCGGCGTCCTGCCACTCGCCCGTCGCCTGGTCACCCACCGCTCACGCGAGGAAGTTAGCGAAGGCGATTGATTACCTGGCGGCTCATTTGAAGAGGACTTTTGTTAATGTTGTGCCGGTTTTGG ACGTATCCGTATCGATCCGCGTGCTCCGGCCGCTCTCCTGCCGCGCCATGCACGCGCTGTTCTGCTCGTGCTTCcaccgcggcggcggcgagctgCACGACCTGGTCCGCATGGCTAGGTTGTACCAGAAGGCAGAGCTTCAGTTG ATCGAGAGCGGTCGCTACGACACTCGCGACGACTTCACCGTGGTGCTGCAGCCCTTCATGAGACTCTTCAACGCGCCCTACCCGCCGCGCCTGCCTATGCCGCTCGTCATACACCAGTCTTATATCACGCATGACTGCTTCCACTTCTCGCAGAAGGGACATGCGCTGG CGGCAAACCTGCTCTGGAACAACCTGCTCGAGCCAGTAGGTAACAAGAGCGACAACAGCCCTCCAGTACTGCTGCGCTCCTTCAACTGTCCCAGCGAGGACGCACCCTACCTCTTCACCGCCGCCAACACCAAGACCTACTTGGCCACTGGCCGGCAAGAAGACAACGAGTTATGA